A single Orcinus orca chromosome 2, mOrcOrc1.1, whole genome shotgun sequence DNA region contains:
- the TARS3 gene encoding threonine--tRNA ligase 2, cytoplasmic isoform X1 — translation METLQRVYGISFPDDQMMTAWEKLQEETKTQDHRRIGKEQELFFFHDLSPGSCFFLPRGAFVYNTLMDFIREEYHRRSFLEVLSPNVYSSKLWETSGHWQHYSDNMFTFDIDKDTFALKPMNCPGHCLMFAHRPRSWREMPIRFADFGALHRNEPSGTLHGLTHVRRFQQDDAHIFCTVEQIEEEIKGCLQFLQSVYSTFGFSFQLNLSTRPENFLGEVEIWDEAEKQLQNSLMEFGKPWKMNPGDGAFYGPKIDIKIKDAIGRYHQCATIQLDFQLPVRFNLTYVSKDGDDKKNPVIIHRAILGSVERMIAILSENYGGKWPFWLSPRQVMVIPVEPTCEKYALQVSTEFFEEGFMADVDLDHSCTLNKKIQNAQLDQYNFILVVGEKEKTNNAVNVRTRDNKIHGEISVTSAIDKLKNLKKSRTLNAEEEF, via the exons ATGGAAACGCTGCAGAGGGTCTACGGGATATCCTTTCCTGATGACCAGATGATGACAGCCTGGGAGAAGCTGCAGGAGGAGACCAAGACCCAGGATCACAGGAGGATTGGGAAG GAACAAGAACTTTTCTTCTTCCATGATCTGAGTCCTGGaagctgtttctttcttcccagAGGAGCCTTCGTTTATAATACACTTATGGATTTCATACGa GAGGAGTACCACCGACGCAGCTTCCTGGAGGTGCTCTCCCCCAACGTGTACAGCAGTAAGCTCTGGGAAACCTCTGGACACTGGCAGCATTACAGTGACAACATGTTCACCTTTGACATTGACAAGGACACTTTTGCCCTTAAGCCCATGAATTGTCCGGGGCACTG TCTGATGTTTGCCCATCGTCCACGATCTTGGAGGGAAATGCCTATTAGATTTGCTGACTTCGGAGCTCTTCACAGGAATGAGCCGTCAGGAACTTTGCATGGCTTGACCCACGTCAGGCGCTTCCAGCAGGATGACGCTCACATCTTCTGCACTGTGGAGCAG attgaagaagaaataaaagggtgTTTGCAGTTTTTGCAATCCGTTTACTCAACATTTGGCTTCTCCTTTCAATTAAATTTGTCAACAAGACCTGAAAACTTTCTAGGGGAGGTTGAGATATGGGATGAAGCTGAAAAG caacTACAGAATAGCTTGATGGAATTTGGGAAACCATGGAAGATGAACCCGGGAGATGGAGCATTTTATGGTCCTAAA ATTGATATAAAAATCAAGGATGCTATTGGCAGATACCATCAGTGTGCTACAATTCAGCTGGACTTCCAACTGCCTGTAAGATTTAATCTTACGTATGTTAG taaGGATGGGGATGATAAGAAGAACCCTGTGATCATTCATCGAGCCATTTTGGGGTCAGTGGAAAGAATGATAGCCATTCTCTCAGAAAACTATGGAGGAAAATG GCCTTTCTGGCTGTCTCCTCGTCAGGTAATGGTCATCCCTGTGGAGCCAACTTGTGAAAAATATGCACTTCAG GTATCCACTGAATTTTTTGAAGAAGGATTCATGGCTGATGTTGACTTAGATCATAGTTGTACactaaataagaaaatacaaaatgcacAGCTGGatcagtataattttattttgg TcgttggagaaaaggaaaagacaaataatgcCGTAAATGTTCGAACAAGAGACAACAAAATTCATGGAGAGATTTCAGTAACTTCTGCCATTGATAAATTGAAGAATCTCAAGAAATCACGTACCCTGAATGCTGAGGAAGAATTCTGA
- the TARS3 gene encoding threonine--tRNA ligase 2, cytoplasmic isoform X2, producing MGCSTVQSFTYVSPVVSSAEEEYHRRSFLEVLSPNVYSSKLWETSGHWQHYSDNMFTFDIDKDTFALKPMNCPGHCLMFAHRPRSWREMPIRFADFGALHRNEPSGTLHGLTHVRRFQQDDAHIFCTVEQIEEEIKGCLQFLQSVYSTFGFSFQLNLSTRPENFLGEVEIWDEAEKQLQNSLMEFGKPWKMNPGDGAFYGPKIDIKIKDAIGRYHQCATIQLDFQLPVRFNLTYVSKDGDDKKNPVIIHRAILGSVERMIAILSENYGGKWPFWLSPRQVMVIPVEPTCEKYALQVSTEFFEEGFMADVDLDHSCTLNKKIQNAQLDQYNFILVVGEKEKTNNAVNVRTRDNKIHGEISVTSAIDKLKNLKKSRTLNAEEEF from the exons ATGGGTTGTAGTACTGTACAGTCGTTTACATACGTAAGCCCAGTGGTCTCTTCTGCTGAG GAGGAGTACCACCGACGCAGCTTCCTGGAGGTGCTCTCCCCCAACGTGTACAGCAGTAAGCTCTGGGAAACCTCTGGACACTGGCAGCATTACAGTGACAACATGTTCACCTTTGACATTGACAAGGACACTTTTGCCCTTAAGCCCATGAATTGTCCGGGGCACTG TCTGATGTTTGCCCATCGTCCACGATCTTGGAGGGAAATGCCTATTAGATTTGCTGACTTCGGAGCTCTTCACAGGAATGAGCCGTCAGGAACTTTGCATGGCTTGACCCACGTCAGGCGCTTCCAGCAGGATGACGCTCACATCTTCTGCACTGTGGAGCAG attgaagaagaaataaaagggtgTTTGCAGTTTTTGCAATCCGTTTACTCAACATTTGGCTTCTCCTTTCAATTAAATTTGTCAACAAGACCTGAAAACTTTCTAGGGGAGGTTGAGATATGGGATGAAGCTGAAAAG caacTACAGAATAGCTTGATGGAATTTGGGAAACCATGGAAGATGAACCCGGGAGATGGAGCATTTTATGGTCCTAAA ATTGATATAAAAATCAAGGATGCTATTGGCAGATACCATCAGTGTGCTACAATTCAGCTGGACTTCCAACTGCCTGTAAGATTTAATCTTACGTATGTTAG taaGGATGGGGATGATAAGAAGAACCCTGTGATCATTCATCGAGCCATTTTGGGGTCAGTGGAAAGAATGATAGCCATTCTCTCAGAAAACTATGGAGGAAAATG GCCTTTCTGGCTGTCTCCTCGTCAGGTAATGGTCATCCCTGTGGAGCCAACTTGTGAAAAATATGCACTTCAG GTATCCACTGAATTTTTTGAAGAAGGATTCATGGCTGATGTTGACTTAGATCATAGTTGTACactaaataagaaaatacaaaatgcacAGCTGGatcagtataattttattttgg TcgttggagaaaaggaaaagacaaataatgcCGTAAATGTTCGAACAAGAGACAACAAAATTCATGGAGAGATTTCAGTAACTTCTGCCATTGATAAATTGAAGAATCTCAAGAAATCACGTACCCTGAATGCTGAGGAAGAATTCTGA